One Pecten maximus chromosome 16, xPecMax1.1, whole genome shotgun sequence DNA window includes the following coding sequences:
- the LOC117344528 gene encoding signal peptidase complex subunit 1-like yields MEYLEKFTPAFIKNIPTHMDFDGQKRAEKWFQIIIMVFGVVGFAWGYICQQFSQTMYILIAGFVISCFLTLPPWPVFRRKPLKWLKVKQESEPETTNNTAPSSGSAHKRRGR; encoded by the exons ATGGAATATCTAGAGAAATTTACTCCAGCTTTTATCAAAAACATTCCAACACATATG gACTTTGATGGACAGAAAAGGGCTGAGAAATGGTTTCAAATTATCATAATGGTGTTTGGG GTAGTAGGATTTGCGTGGGGATACATCTGCCAGCAGTTTTCACAGACTATGTACATTCTCATAGCAGGATTTGTTATCTCATgtttt TTGACTCTACCACCTTGGCCTGTGTTTAGACGAAAGCCCCTCAAGTGGCTCAAAGTAAAACAAGAAAGTGAACCTGAAACTACAAATAATACAGCACCAAGTTCTGGATCGGCACACAAACGAAGAGGGAGATAG